The window AAGGGTTTCACCATCAAGGTGAGAGGCTCTGGGAGAAAAAGGCAGCAGATACTTGGCCTGACTTGTGCTCCTGCATCCCAGAAAATGGGAGAGGCCTGAACCATTGAGCTGTTCACTATATCAGAGCTGGAAAAGGACCCACTTGCTCAACCAGCAGAGAAAGCAGAGAAAGACCCCAGCCCCAGGACtcacacagcccccagcccttCCAGCTCTGGCTCTTCCCTGCCTCTCTGGCTCTGTTTTAACAGCCCTTCTCTTCCCCTCACCAGAAAATCGAGGACACAAAGCTCTTTTATGGAGTCCGTGCCCCGCCGCACATCTTCTGGAAATACCAGCGTCTCCTGACGAACCCCAACAGCAGGCAGCAAAACTCCAGTGCCTACCAGGACGTCCCAATGACCACCAGGTGGGTGCTGAGCTGACTTCCAGCCTCCTGCATTCACTGTTCTCCACACCAAAATCCATTTTCCAAAAGGCTGTCCCAGCTTTTTAATTTTCCACAGAACCCTTCTTCACCTCCCACATAGAAAGCTGAGGATTTCTCACTGCTCAGATTTCTCCCTCCCTCACTTCCCTGGATTTTAGTGCACACCTTCTCCCTTCTCTGCCCTGTTTTCCTGAGGCACACAACACAAGTCTGTGTCCCAGAGCAGCCTTTAAGCAGAGTTTCTCTTGTTCAGGATACGGGTCGTGCATTTCATCCTGCAGAACACTGTGACGTCCGACTTAGGTAAGGGAATGGGGATCACAGGGGTGATGCTCAGCCTGGACCTGCAGGAAGAATCCTGCCCAACAATCCTGGGCACTGGCATCCCAGCTGCCTTGCCATCCTGGGGAGAACAGAAAAGGGGGGAGCTCAGACAAGTCAATTTGCTGCTGCAACCAGAGGCTGGGAGATTTGGACTGCAGGAACCAGCAGTTCCTCTGCTCTGTCCCCCCAAAACCCAAGCCTAACGCTGTCCCTTCTGCCCTGCTCCCAGAGAAGCTGCATGACCTGATGAAGAAGAAGGTGTTTGAGGCAGCCTTTCCCCTGCACAAGGtgaggctgggcacacagtgCCTGGGTGGAAAATCCAGGAGAGATGGAGGAGCAGGATGGGGTGGGGGTGACTGGGGCTGCACCAAGAGCTCGCTGGGTGAAGGGCACAGcaaagctcccagcagggcattaAGGGTGCCCTGATGTTCCTGCATTCAACCAACTTCTCTACTCTCCAGAAAGAAGAGATAAGGGAAATACTGAAGAAGAAGTGGGCTCGCTGGAGAGTTCTATTTAAGGAACAGCCAATTGAACAGATCAGGTAACACAGGCACAAGAGGCAGATCTTTCTAACCAGGAGGTCCAACCTGAAACCCAGAGAGCTCAATGCCCTTTGCCAGGCTTCTGCATTGTCTTAAAAACCATTAGTTTGAACCTGGCTCTTCTCAGAAGCACTGGGCTGCCTCTGCACCTTCCAAAGCTCTTAGCCTGAGGTTATCCCTGTGGCTCTGAGCTCCATCTGCTCATCCTGCAGCATCAAACAACCCCCTCGTCTCTGAGGACTGTAATGAACCTGTTTGGTTTCCAGGCACATTCAGAAGGCAGAAGAGGTTGGAATGGAGCATCAGTGCTGCACAGCCAGCCTGAGGCTGAACTCGGGGCAGGAAAGGCAACATGGGGCTCCTACAACCACATGAAATCCCAGGAAAGAGCAGGGCTCTTGTTTCTGAAAACTAACTCCATGGGCAGGGGGACAAAAACCATGTTACTTTATAAACCTGCCAGGGGGCTCGGTAGAGAGGGGAGATCTTAAATAGAGGTGCACCTCTGACAGCTGGCACAGGATACAGGGCTCCCAGTCCCTCAGTCAGGTCATTTCTTATCCATGACTCCAGCCTACTCCCCACACCATGAAAACTGAGATACTGCCACCACGGGCATTTTCTAGTGCCTCCCAAATTCTGATCTCCAACCTCACCTTTCCTCCTAGGTGCTATTTTGGAGAGAAGGTGGCCTTGTACTTTGCCTGGCTGGGCTGGTACACCTACCTGCTGATTTTCGCTGCCGTGGCTGGGCTGGCGACCGTGGCAGCTGGGGCTACTGTTTTCAGCTCCAGCCAGGTGAGGTAAGGTCCTTGGGAATGCCAAATGCACATCCcatccagctctgcaggtggCTCTGAGGCACCCTCATCCCCCTTGGCTTCTCTTCTCCTTTCTTCCAGCAAGGAGATCTGCAATGCCAACAACACCATCATGTGCCCGCTCTGCGACCAGAACTGCTCGTTCTGGCTCCTCTCTGACACCTGCACCTATGCCAAGGTAGGGAACCCCCTTTCCAGGGCAGGGTAAAGGTAAAGGATGGGGAAAGCAGCTCATACTGCTCCCACATCACTAAAAAGAAGCCCCACCCCAGACTGTTTTGCCCTCCTGTAGCACCTTTACCTGTCTCGGGGGAGATGAGCATCCCAAGACCCTGAGGTACCACAGCCCCTGCCTCTCAGTGCCCCATCACACTCTTCCCTCATCTCTTGCAGGTCACTCACATGATTGACAATGAGGCCACGGTGGTGTTTGCCATATTCATGGCCATCTGGGGTAGGTGTCCATGCCTGGGTGCCCAGCACATCACATGTGGttgggagagggagcagaagGTGGAAAAAGGAACACCAATGTAGCTTCACCCTTTGGCAGGAGTTTATATATCTCCTCTGCTTCCAGAGCCTTCAGCTCCCCTTCCAGACACAGCAAGAGACAAAACCACCCTGCTGATATCCTCCAGCTCCCCAAATATTCCTTACCTGAAGCTTCTTCTCAGCATAGCCTCCCCAAAGGCACCCAGCAATTTTCCAGCAGCTGCCTATAAATAGCCACCACCACAGGAAGGAGAGGCCTCCAAACTCCTCCTCCACCTTCCCAAATCACTGCAGGGCATCGCATTTGCTGTGGGATGATGGGATCCCATCACTGCCTTAGTTACACACCCATCTGGCTTTTCCACAGCCtgctccctgaccagccacctcagGAGTGGGCTGGGTGTCCCACCTGCAAAACCATGGCACAGTCCTGAGTGTGTCCGTGGGCTGGCTCACACAGGGACACAATCAGGAGCATCCATCCAATTAACATAAGGGGTGGTTGGAATTGGAGTTGGGAGAGGTGTAGCCTTGCCAGGGAGCAGTGCAGGACACCCATTCCACCTGAAAAGTGActtatcccaaattcccaatggaCACACCAGACCAGGCCAGTGAAAGCTCACCTGCACCATCCCTGTTCCCTCACTgctgcctgtccagggcccttccAGGTCACCAAGGCACAGAGGGGACTGCCTGTCCATGGGCCAAGAGCAATCCAGGCTGGTTTGCCAGCAGGTTGGATGTGGTATGACTCTCTGGGAGACAGAGCCATTCCTAAATGTCACTGCACTTTCTCCTTCCCAATCCAGCCACTGTATTCCTGGAGCTGTGGAAGAGGGAGAGAGCCAATGTGGTCACCAGCTGGGACCTGTATGGGTGGGATGAGGAAGAGGTGAGGACTTTCATCTTTCTTGCTCAGTGCAGACTCCTGCTTTCACGGCAGGAGTCACCTGGTTCTCTAAAAGACACATCAGAGGGTCCCTTGCCCAGGCTGAACTCAATCAGGCTTGGCCATGCTCTTGTGGGTTGGCTGCTCACACCTGTCCTTCTCCAGCACTGCTCATCCCATAAGTTCACTGACACAAGGGGCACAATGCACTGCTGGGTgctttttctttcccatttttgacttttatttttttattttttgaaggaGGAGCTGGCTCTGCAGCTGATCAATAACTCACAGCACGAGCCCCGGCTGTACCAGCACTCCTACCTGCGCAGCACCATTGTGCTCATCCTGGCCCTGCTGATGGTAGGTGCCAGCTGACAACGGGAACGTTTGGTTTGAGGGCACATGGACAAAGGAGCAAAGGCACAGATCAGGTTTTTGGGACACCTCCATGCCCATCACAAGGATCCTGGGGCTTCCTATGCCCACACCTGACTGTGCTGACAGCAGGGGCCACCCTCCCTTCGTGGACATGGGCTGAAGGCTCTGCTCTTGCAGTGAGGATCAATGCAGTGACATGGAGAGCAGGAAGAGGCAAATCCCAATGCATTTGTCCCTGCTCTGGGTCACTGGAGACTGGCTTAGATGGAGACATAGAGTCCTGTAATCACAGAATGttaagggttggaagggaccttatctAGTCCCaagccccatgccatgggcagggacatccccACTACTCCAGGTTGTTCaaggccttgaacactgccagcgTTGGGGCATTCACAATGTCCccggggagcctgttccagtatctccccaccctcacagggaagaatctcTTCCTAACATCCAGCCTAAACTTCCCCTCCTTCAGTTTGCACCCGTTACTCCCTGTCCCATCACTACAACCACCTCACAAACTTGTCGGCCTCCACTGAAGTGCGCTGGTTTGCCTTTGAGGCCTCCTCCAGGGCCCTCCTGAGGGCACCATCAGGAGCGATGGAGCACTGGCCTGGGTGGCTCCTGAGCCCTCCTGTCGCTCCCCACAGATCACAGTGCTGATTGGCATTGCCCACGCACTCGTCATCTACCGGGCGATGGCCGTGGCGGTGTTCACGCAGAGCGACACgagcctgctgagccagcacgCCGACATCGTCGCCGTGCTGACGGGCGCCGTGCTGCACTACCTCACCATCGTCGTCATGACCAAGGTGGGGAGACACACGGCGTGCCTGGCAGCGTTTCCCCATGGCCAGCTTCCCCCCCTGCTCATGGTATCCCTCTGTCCTGCAGGTCAACTGGAAAGTGGCCCTCTTCCTCTGTGACCTGGGTAAGGGAAATTAATGAGGTGTGTCCCACCTGCAGCGCCCAGCCagcctcccatccccttccctgcctccACCAGCACAAGGCAGTTCCCAGGCAGCTCCAGACAGGGGGCCAGCAGCCCCCCAGCACACACTCACCTGTGCCCACATGGTGCCccacagccagctctgcagagctgagatCTGGCATGAGCAGGATCCACCCCAGCTCCAGGAGAGGTCACAACATGGATTTCCTCTCAGCTCTAAGgccctttctgcctcagctcATGGCTCTGAGGGACCTCCCTGCTTGGCTGGACTTACCTCCCTCAGAGGGCTCAGGTGGAGGGCAGGGAAGGCTTCACAAGCAGCAGACACCCTTTGGACCTTTGGATCTGTGATGGCACCCAtgggggagcagggcaaggtcCCACTGCTCTATGAGCAAGCCCCTGGGCATTATTCCTTTTCCTAGAGAAACCACGGACCTCCACCCAGCGTGAGAACAGCTTCACCATGAAGATCTTCCTCTTTCAGTTCTTCACACACTTCTCCTCGCTCATCTATGTCGCCTTCTTCCTGGGACGGTGAGTGGAGAACACCGGGCAGCCAGGGTTTGGGATGGCTGCTCCTGACTCTCCCCAGGGTGTACGGACAGCCCAGTCCCTCTGCCCTCCCCACCAGGCACAGGAACCCCGCCTGGGACTCGGGAGGGCCATGACCCCATGGGTGTCACTGTTGCTTCCTTGCTCAGGGTCAATGGCCACCCAGGGCACTACGTGCGCATCGCGGGCCACTGGAGGCTGGAGGAGGTGAGGCACCCACTGACCCCACAAACaactcctcctcttcctttccctgctgcccaggcAGCCTCTGGGAAGCTCAGCTTTCTCCCATAGCACCTGCCAAAGGGTCCCTCGGGCCCAGCCACTCTGCTTGCAGGGCACTACCCCTGTCTTGCtgtcccctccagtgccaccctagCGGCTGCATCACCGACCTCTTCATCCAGATGGCTGTCATCATGGTGCTCAAGCAGACCATCAGCAACATCATGGAGTATCTCATCCCGTAAGCTCCCCACACTGGCACTTTCCATGGAGAGGAACCCTGGCCTTCttccttttccccttcctccagGGATGTGCTgacagcagcccagccctgctgtcctccTCAGGCAGCCACACAAATCCCTCTCTCCCGCTGCAGCTTGATATCCCACCAGCTACGGAAGAAGAAAAAGCACCCCCAGAGGAGAAGTCTGATGttaggagaggaggaggaggcagaggaccCCTGCAAAAGGCAGTGGCTGAATAACTATGAACTCAACGAGGTCAATGTCTTCAGCTTGTTCAACGAGTACCTGGAGATAGGTACGTGGGGCAGATCCTTGGCTGGGGAGTGATGGATGCTAGGGAGTCCATTCACAGGCAGGGAGCCACAGTtccacacccagccctgctctgagagcCCTGGGACACCAAGATCATTCCCAAAACTGAGAGAAAGCAACTGTGCTAGCAGAGAGCAAGAAACTCTGCTAGCCTTTGGCCCTGCCTTGGACCTCCTCTCCTTCCAGGGCTGTAACCCCAGggtgtgcctgtgcctggctAGCTCAACTATCCCCACAGATCCCACTCTCTGACAGCCCTGTGAGAACTGGGTGTCTCCAGGATGTGGCTATCTCCCCTTCCACCCCTGCAAACCCCTCTGACCCAAGCCACAAAGCAGGACAAACCCAAGCAGAGGGGACATCCCCTCTGTGGTAGCTTCACTCCAGCACCTGTGTTTGCCCTCCACAGTGATCCAGTACAGCTTCACCACCATCTTCGTGGCAGCCTTTCCCCTGGCCCCGCTGCTGGCCCTCGTCAACAACGTCATCGAGATCCACATGGATGCCATCAAGATGATGCGGCTGCGCCGGCGCATGGTGCCCAGGAAGGCCAAGGACATCGGTGAGAGGGTCctgccagcaccagcctgagcCCCCAAGCCCCCCACAGCCatgggacagcacagggagagcCATGGATGGGAGAAGGACAAGCTGCTTTGACTCTGACAGAGGCTGAAGCGCAGCTTGGAGGCTCCCTCCTTGACCTGGCCATGCtagagctgtccctgagctggAATGGTGGCACTGAGCTGGCAGAGGGACCTCACTGGCTGCTCCTCTCCCACAGGGATCTGGCTGCAGGTCCTAGAGGCCATTGGCATCCTGGCTGTCATTGGGAACGGGCTGGTGATCGCCATCACCTCCGACTTCATCCCCGTGCAGGTCTACAAGTACATGTACAGCCCCTGCACGAGGGAGAACCACACCAACATGGAGTGAGTTCAGCTCTGAGacagtccctgcccacagcatccCCACGGCTCTATCCCCACCACCGTGTCCCCTCCTGCCTCAGTGCCACCACTGCAGGAGCACAAGACAGCTGAGCTATCCCCCAGAGCAAGGTgtggggggaaaggggagcaggggaacatTCCCACATGGCATCATCACATCATCCCTGTGGTGGGTAAACTGAGTGGAAAGGGCAGTGTGTAACACTGGAGAGCTACAGGATTCCCAGGGTGCAGGCACGCGCTCTCTCCTGCCCTCCCCCTGTTTCTCTAAGCCTTGTTGACTGACCCAGCTCACTCAAACTAGACAGAAGTCTCTGAGCCCTCCATTTCCACCAGGCTTTGTGGAAGTGGGCAGTGAGAGCACCAGGTGGGTCCTGCTTCCCCAGAACAGGAGGTACAACCCGTGCTCAACCCGCtccttccccacagctgctccaCCGGGTACATCAACAACAGCCTCTCCGTATTCCACATCCAGGACTTCGAGCCCCACACCAAGGTGCTGCCAGTATTTAAAGGGGAGCAGATCAAGGAGTGCAGGTAAGAGCagccccctggcaccccctgtgACATCCAGGCCAGAATGGAAGGGCCTGGGCTAGCCCTGacggggctgtgctgcaggtacCGGGATTACCGCAATGCTGACGACTACACCTACACTGTCCAGTTCTGGCACATCTTCGCAGCCCGGCTCGCCTTCCTCATCCTCTTCGAGGTGAGCACCCAGGGAGGCAAGagagggctgggaaagggggtggaTCTGTGCCTCGTGTCCAGGCTGGGAGCCCCTGACTGCCTTTGCTTCCCACAGCACGTGGCTCTGTGCGTGAAGCTGATCGCAGCCTGGTACATCCCCGATGTGCCCCAGAGGGTCAAGAATAAAATTCTGACGGAAAAACACAACCATCTCCGTGAGGAACTGAGGTGGGTGATGCTCTGGAAGGTGCCAGGGGTTGCCAGGTTTCAGGATCTCTCTGCTCTGGAGCCCCTCTTccttcagaaaaagaaaagccccaaGTTAAAACAAGAAGCAATTTTGACCAGGGAAAGAGTTGGTCTAATTTTTCCATCTAAACTTTGTTTAAAGAGAAAGGATTAAGTATTTCTGTAGGAAACAGAACTATTGTagctgccccagtgctgctgtcccatacagacagccctgctctgggaagggctcagcctgacccctttccatggccaccctgtcccagctgccacacGTAATCCTGATGGGAGCAGATAGTGGGGTTCAGGAAACACCTACATCTcggttttattttacattttccttccttgaaatggaaaatgtaaactcccTCCCTCCAAATTTTTATAGTTTTGAAATTAAAGGGCCTCTCAGACAAAGATATTGGAATAGGAATAACAGAtctttactaggaaaactaaaaatacaaatgtcatagtacaaaaaagaaaacaaaccactgacagagtcagaataaaacctgacaccctgtgggtcagggtgctggtagcagtcccattaaatggtggctgcagccctcctgcagtgccaggcatggttctgttggagcagggatcctgtagaatgGTGGAGTTCCCCTCTGAAGGTCCAGCAGTGGTATAGATGGGCCTGGctttcctctgggaatgcagtggagaagaaagctgcttctctgggaatccagtgggaaaagggggGCTGTGTGTTCtaaatctctgattatatccaggtgggaatgcttggctcctccccctgggcagaacatctcccaatgggatgatgtaattatATCAGTCATGCAATGAgattcaatggcccattaacaaaGATATTTCCCgaagggaggattggctgtgggagagataaagaaaagtgcccaattaacagaagataactgccccacctctaacagatggcaaatagaatacacatcCCCACTAACATCTTCCAAACTAAGACaacttgtcatggtttgacactggccaaactccaggcacccacaaaagccactcactcaccctcccctgccacagctggggagaggagagaaaaaattagcaaagggttcatgggttgagataaggaccggGAGAAAACACTCCAGGGGCCAAACAGGCTCAACTTAGAAGTACAAAGTGAATTTATAACTAACAAAATCAgaagaggataatgagaagtaaaaaaaGCCCTTAAAACACCTTTGCTACCCCCagtccttccctccttcccactgacagtgcagggacagggcatgggGGTTTTGGTCAGCTCATCACCCAAGGTTTTCTTCCACTGCTCAGGAAGATGAGTCTTTCCCCTGCCTCACCATGGGGGCTCTTCCCACAGGAGAGAGTTCTCTGCAACCCTCTCCACCACGGCTCCAATCTCACGAGCAGgaatcctcccaaaactgctgcaacgTGAGTCCCTCCCATGGGCATGCAGTCCTCCCAAAGCTGCTGTggtgtgggtcactcttccacacgctcagtccttcaaggacaggctgctccagcttgGAAGCAGGGCCCCCTCTCTCCACCAGCTCTCccctggatcacagcctcctccaggcacccacctgctccagcctgggcatctcctccatgggctatggggggatctctgcatccctgtggatccccatgggctgtgggggtATCTCtacatccccatgggctgcagggacacagctgcttcaccatgggctgcagggacacagctgcttcaccacggTCTCACCACAGTCTGCAGAagaatctcagctccagtgcctggaatggctctttcccctccttctgcactgaccttggtgtctgcatgttttcctcacatgttctcacctcctcctcttctctggcttGCCAAAAAACCCGCTCccctgttttgttttgattttcttcttaaatatgttatctaGATCTCTAACTGGtccagccttggccagtggcatGTCCATCCTCAGAGCCATCAGGGACTGGCTCTGCCAGACAGGGtgggagcttccagcagcttctcacagaagtcacCTCTGTGCCCCCACACTACCAAAACCCAGGCTGTGCAAAACCAAGCCAACACCACACTGTCACAGCTTTCCATCTCTGCCTTCCTACTGACTCTGGGATTTCCCACAAACAGGGGTTCCCCACCAACAGCCTGTCATTCTTTCTCCATCTATTTTGGGGAAGAGGCCCTGTTCCGACTGGGAGTGTTTTCCCACACCTCCCAGCTCAGACAGTTCCCTTCCCAAcgcctctctcctctctccccagcACGGCAGAATACTCCACCGAGGTGTAGCCACTGCCCACCAAGGAGAACACAGACTCGAGCctctttcccagcctggcagtgccaggggtgctGGATGAACCCCAGGACACAGTGCCACATGTCCCATCTGGGACTGAGCTGGGAAGTGATGACAAGGACAGTGGCTTCACAGGAGCAGGCTGCTCTCTGACTCGGGAAGGAAGGATGCTGTGGAGAGCTGGGATGTGCCTCCCTGGCACGGGgagtggctgggacagagggacaaaccCAGGGGCACCAGGATGCTGTGCTGCAGGACATCACCTGGGTCCTTGTCACTCGCTTCCTTAAGCACAGGAAACACCACTTACCTTGTTCCAGCctccctctccagcccttttGTTGCACTTTGGCCTCTTTTTCCGCCGCCCTCCGTGACCTCCTCACTCTTGCACCACCGAGGCACCCGAATCCCTCTTTCCCGAGCTCCTCCCCGTGTGTCAGGACTCCCACACGGCTGCAGCTCCGCCCGGCTGTCTCCATGGACGCGGCTCCACGGGAAAACGCCGCTGTTATCTCGGGCTCAGCCAGGTCCTGAGAGCTGTTCCTGGCCCAGCAGCCACCAGCCATCGGTAAATAAATACAGCACCCACGTGGAAAACTGCCTGGTATtgctcctgccttcctcctctGCCACCCCAAATCATCCCCCAAATCCTTTCCTTGTCTTGGTGGGGACAATCACAGCTGTAGTGCCCACGCTGAGGGCTGTGTGGGAGCTGgctggtgggacaccagggtttGGCCACGCACAGTGGGAACACAGCCTGGTAAACGTGCAAGGATAAAAGAAATacctggggaaatgggaaaaacacAGCAAATCTCAAATTATAGGGTTATCCCACCTTTTCCTTTAGACATCACTACTGGCTGGCCCCCCTGCTCCAGACAGAACGAGTTTGTTTGCAGCAGGAACGGGGTGACACCCCAGGGCTGGACaggtgccacagctcagggggctcTGACAGGGGACCCCAGAAGCAGGACTGGGGGGCAGCCCCCTCTTTCCCACCAGCAGtgaccccagcctggctggacaccaccctggcactgcccctgtcCCACGAGGGTCCCACCACGGACACTTCCCAAGGTGTCAGTCCTGGGAGCtgtgccctggaggtgacacaccCACAGCCAGGActgcagggaaaggcaccagggtCAACTCAGCCTCAAAACTTCGCTCCCAAGAGCATGGAAAACCACAAACAACCCCATAGGACCTTGCTGAGCCCTCAGGCCTGTCCTGGTTTTGCACCATTGTGACCAAAACTGGATCTGCTCCTCCATGTAACTTACCTACCACAGGGATAACCCTGATGGACAAGAAAGGTCTTATCAGCTCCTGGTTTGCTCCCAAGCCTCCCCACACCCCTGCCATCCCCAGGACCTGGGCTTCTTCCATGCAATCCTTCACCATCCCACAAATCCAACAGATTTACACAGGATTTTCCAGCTGATGCATCACAGTGTCCATGAGAAGTGGGCAGCCCTCAAAAAAAGGCTGCTCCAATACCTGCTGCTCCAAACACACACAGCCAGTGGCTAGGGGGACCAAGAGCAGGGGATTCTCCCCAGGGATGCCAACAGGGATCTGTCCCTTTCCCTCCCACACCAAGCCAACAGCACTGGTAGCTTATATCCTAAACAATGAGGAGTCAGAGTCTGGGTGTTTCTCCATGGGAACAGGCccagagtccaacctgtgacctgtacctgtttatttatatatacatagtTATTCAATATACACCTACATATATTTATGTATtattaaatatcattataattataatatatatacatacgtgtatatatatatatatatatatatatgaaaatacaTACTCTGCACCCGTGGCCCTCTTCTCTTCTTGGCCTCAAATCACGTGCTGGTTGACGTTTTTCTGGCTCAGGCTGGTGCTtgtccaggggctgctgctgctgctacgaCCACATCCATGATCCATGCCTG is drawn from Melospiza melodia melodia isolate bMelMel2 chromosome 6, bMelMel2.pri, whole genome shotgun sequence and contains these coding sequences:
- the ANO9 gene encoding anoctamin-9 — encoded protein: MQDEILLTPCRESPAEDTDSFASPNEEKWDFVLVSDIHEMGSEKEIKRKKFLDELSKKGFTIKKIEDTKLFYGVRAPPHIFWKYQRLLTNPNSRQQNSSAYQDVPMTTRIRVVHFILQNTVTSDLEKLHDLMKKKVFEAAFPLHKKEEIREILKKKWARWRVLFKEQPIEQIRCYFGEKVALYFAWLGWYTYLLIFAAVAGLATVAAGATVFSSSQVSKEICNANNTIMCPLCDQNCSFWLLSDTCTYAKVTHMIDNEATVVFAIFMAIWATVFLELWKRERANVVTSWDLYGWDEEEEELALQLINNSQHEPRLYQHSYLRSTIVLILALLMITVLIGIAHALVIYRAMAVAVFTQSDTSLLSQHADIVAVLTGAVLHYLTIVVMTKVNWKVALFLCDLEKPRTSTQRENSFTMKIFLFQFFTHFSSLIYVAFFLGRVNGHPGHYVRIAGHWRLEECHPSGCITDLFIQMAVIMVLKQTISNIMEYLIPLISHQLRKKKKHPQRRSLMLGEEEEAEDPCKRQWLNNYELNEVNVFSLFNEYLEIVIQYSFTTIFVAAFPLAPLLALVNNVIEIHMDAIKMMRLRRRMVPRKAKDIGIWLQVLEAIGILAVIGNGLVIAITSDFIPVQVYKYMYSPCTRENHTNMDCSTGYINNSLSVFHIQDFEPHTKVLPVFKGEQIKECRYRDYRNADDYTYTVQFWHIFAARLAFLILFEHVALCVKLIAAWYIPDVPQRVKNKILTEKHNHLREELRKMSLSPASPWGLFPQERVLCNPLHHGSNLTSRNPPKTAATTAEYSTEV